Proteins found in one Acidobacteriota bacterium genomic segment:
- a CDS encoding ester cyclase has translation MLSEAVREFREKKVREHMESENVQDFATTMTTFSHPHYEIIPTDKIYDGEAEVAEYFRESRRAFPDQRNELISLRHSDDAVIVEFWLMGTHKGALANLPPTGRQFRCRMTAFFIFDDKGIVCERVYFDSATILRQLTA, from the coding sequence ATGCTTTCTGAAGCGGTGCGTGAGTTTCGCGAAAAAAAGGTTCGTGAACATATGGAATCCGAAAATGTTCAGGATTTCGCCACCACCATGACGACCTTTTCGCATCCGCATTATGAAATTATTCCCACAGATAAAATCTACGATGGTGAAGCTGAGGTCGCCGAATATTTTCGTGAAAGCCGCCGGGCGTTTCCAGACCAGCGCAACGAATTGATTTCTTTGCGCCACAGCGATGATGCGGTGATTGTTGAATTCTGGTTGATGGGAACGCACAAAGGCGCGCTTGCGAATTTGCCGCCGACCGGTCGCCAGTTTCGTTGCCGAATGACAGCATTTTTTATCTTCGATGATAAAGGCATCGTTTGTGAGCGGGTCTATTTCGATTCGGCAACCATTCTTAGGCAACTGACAGCTTGA
- a CDS encoding rhomboid family intramembrane serine protease — protein sequence MLFPIGDDNSTNKTPAMVTYGLIALNVIFFFVEMNGGEAFIQQWSVVPRRLLANPAADFPTVLTSMFMHGGWLHLFGNMLYLWIFGDNVENRFGHIKFLIFYLLCGIAATVAQVAVSANSTIPNLGASGAIAGVLGAYIVMFPKGQVRVLIGRGIATLPAFVVLGLWIVLQFFSGIGSITESAQTGGVAYMAHIGGFIAGLILTFILGGGRRTQAAV from the coding sequence ATGTTATTCCCAATCGGCGATGATAATTCGACCAATAAGACACCGGCTATGGTTACTTATGGGTTGATTGCCTTGAACGTCATTTTCTTTTTTGTCGAAATGAATGGCGGCGAAGCGTTCATTCAACAATGGTCAGTTGTGCCGCGCCGATTGTTGGCTAATCCGGCTGCGGATTTTCCGACGGTACTCACTTCAATGTTTATGCATGGGGGATGGCTGCACCTGTTTGGCAATATGCTCTACCTTTGGATATTCGGTGATAATGTTGAAAACCGCTTCGGGCATATCAAATTTCTCATCTTCTATTTGCTCTGCGGGATCGCCGCGACAGTTGCGCAGGTAGCCGTCAGCGCCAATTCGACAATCCCGAATCTCGGCGCCTCGGGTGCCATCGCCGGTGTTCTCGGCGCTTATATTGTGATGTTCCCTAAAGGGCAAGTAAGAGTCTTGATCGGGCGGGGGATTGCCACCTTGCCGGCGTTTGTGGTGCTTGGACTATGGATTGTTTTGCAGTTTTTTAGCGGCATCGGTTCGATTACGGAATCGGCGCAGACCGGCGGCGTCGCTTATATGGCACACATCGGCGGCTTTATTGCGGGACTCATTTTAACGTTTATTCTGGGCGGTGGGCGGCGCACTCAGGCTGCGGTTTAA